Within the Butyrivibrio sp. AE3004 genome, the region CAAGTTTCGCCTGTCTTCAGAGTAATTCCCGCTTCAAGAATTGTGTTTATTTCTCTGTCAAGAAGCTCATCCGGAAGTCTGTAGGAAGGAATACCGTAACGACACTGTCCACCGGCCTTTTCATTTTTCTCAAATACAGTTACTTCGTGTCCCTTCTTTGCAAGGTAATAAGCTCCCGTAAGACCTGACGGGCCTGCTCCTATGACAGCAACTTTCTTACCTGTGGGAGCATCCTTTCTTACATGCTTTTTCCACTCACCACTCTCATTAGTGGCAGCTGCTCTCTTAAGTCTGCAGATAGATACAGGAGCATTAAGCTCACCTCTCTTACACTGACTCTCGCAGTTTCTAGTGCAGACTGAGCCAAGAGTTTCAGGAAAAGGAACTTTTTCTCTGATGATGGCTGTTGCCTTGTCAAAATCGCCTTCCTTAATACTTCTTATGTATTCCGGAATATCAATATGTGCAGGACAGGTGCTTCTGCAGGGAACCACGTTCTCCTCATAGGTTCTATCAGGCTTCATGAGCTTGAAAGCATCCATAATGGAACCTGTAGGACAAACCTCAATACAAGCACCGCAGAATCTGCAGCCTGCATCCTTAAGGCTCTTGCCTTCAGGCACACCTGCTCTGATTCCTGCATCGGTTTTTATGTAATCAAGAACCTTTACACCTCTCATCTCCTGGCAGGCACGTATGCATCGTCCGCATCGTACACATCTTGTGAAAAGATGTGAAATAAGAGGATTGCTCTCATCATTGGGAACAGCTCTTGATTTCTTTCTCCAGCGCTCAGGGCTTACTCCCATGTATTGGTACATGGACTGCAGTTCACATTTTCCGTATTTCGGACATCCTGTACAGTCAGCAGGATGTGTGGCAAGAATCAGCTCCATGGCAGTTTTTCTGACCTTATCTGCCTCCGGACCGTTTACCGTAATCTTCATGCCATCAGTCACGATTGTCTTACAAGCGGGAACTGCCCCCTCTGTTCCGTCTATTTCAACAGAACAGAGACGACATCCTCCTTTTGCTTCAAGATCGGGATGAGAGCAAAGATGCGGAATAAAAACGCCTGCTTCAAGGGCAGCATCAAGAACCGATGCGCCTTCTCTTGCTTCTATTTCTTTTCCGTCTATAAATATTTTCATCTATCTCCTACCTTTTTGACCTTAGGAATATCGCACGTAGCATATTCCTTAGGTCAGTTCATAATTTTCATAATCTGCCTGAAATGTTCGAATTTTATTCGAAATCATCAAAATCCTCGGAGCCTGCGGAAGCGTTCTCTCCTGCGATACGTCCGCTGTTAAGGCAGAAGCCCATTGTGTTTCCTGAAAGGATGAAGGGATAACTGTCACCGAAAATGTTGCAGGCATCTGTTCCTGCGCAGTAAAGTCCCGGAATAACCTTTGCATCCTGTGTAAGAACCTGTGTCTTGTGGTTGATCTTTACGCCGCCGAGTGAGCCGTATGCACCAACGTTCTCTCTGCAAAGATAGAAAGGAGCTTTCTCAATTGGCTGCATATATGCGCGATCTTTCTCAAAAATCTCGTCATAGCCGTTAGCACACATCTCGTTGTATTCTTCAATCTGAGCTACAAGTCCTTCTACATCGATACCTGCCTTTTCTGCAAGCTCCTCGATTGTATCTGCCTGTACGATAGGCTCATAACCGTCTGCAAGATCTCTCTCCCACTGCTCATCAAAGTGATTGAAAAGATCATGAGGATGAACGTGTGAAACGATATCGGGACCTTTCTTCTTATACTTTTTAAGAAGCTTGCTGTCGAAGATTGAATAAGCAACTTTGCCGGGCTGAGCTGCGATTGCGTTACCTGTAAAGGTGGTGTTTGCAATCTGATCCTCGGGCATGAATCTCTGTCCGTTTCTGTTTACCCAGAGGCAGGGCTGACGGAAAGCACCGTCAAGAATGAAGTGGTTCATGTTGTCGGGAAGCTGATACATAAGCTCCATGATGCAGGGTTCGTGACCTGCACCTGCTTCCCATGCCATCTTGATTCCTTCACCCTTCATTCCGGGAATTGCGAAGTTGTAGATTGTCTTTGCATACTCGAACTCAGTCTGCTCTTTTATCATCTCCGGGTTGTCACCGAAACCGCCTGTGCAGATGATTACTGCATTTGCTCTTGCTTCGATTTCTTCGCCGTTTTTATCAACTGCGATAACACCTACTGCTGCACCATCCTCCATGATGATCTTCTTTACAGGTGTCTCAAACTGGAAATCTACGCCAAGTTCCTTAGCTCTTTCAGTCATCTTCTTTGTCATGGCTGTTGCACAACGAGGACCGGGCATTCCGCCATCCTCAGGCTTAACAACGTGCCATGTAAACTCACCGTCTGAGTAAGCTCTTGTTGCTTCAGGTGCGCTGAATGCTCTCTGAACACCAACAAACTCAACACCCATATCCATGAGCCAGTCGATTGTATCTCCTGACTTGAAGTAGTAATCTCTTACCATTCTTGCGTCTACACGATAGTGTGTAAAATACATATGCTTTCTGAAAGCTTCACCGGGTGTAAGGGCAATCATGTGGTCCTTCTGGATTCTTGAACCTACACCGAGAGGTCCCATACCCATATTTGCAGCGCCACCTGTTGTTGATGACTTTTCAAAAGTAATTACGCTTGCGCCGTTTTCAGCTGCTGCGATACTTGCTGCAAGTCCTGAAAGGCCTGCTGCCACTACGATTACATCTGACTGTAACTGTTTCATTGTTTATTCCTCCAATATCATTCTTTTCCACAAATGTTTTCTGTTATCTTTTCAGCCGGACGATTCCATAGGAAAGAAACGATAAATCCGACAATATAAATCGGAACGAATGTTGTAAGCATTCCGATAAAGTATGCAATTATAGGAGCGTGGTTCAAAATACATACATTAAAGTATGTAAGGATCAGGCAGTTGATCACAACGTAAGTAAGATTAACAACTGCATTTATGCAAAGACCAAAGGGAAGTGTGTCCGGTTTTGTCTTGCAAAACATCGCAAAAGAAACTCCCCATTCTACACAGGGTATAGCCACACCTATAACAAATGAAATCACATAAGCTATAAGAAAATTTATGATTAAAAGCTGTGGTATTACCGTGTGTATTGCCAAAAGCTGTGCTGTAAGCGAAATAGCAAGCGCTATCGGCACATTCATTATCAATGCGTTTACTGCACGATATTTAAAACTTTTTTTCATAGCCATCCCTATCAAATCCCCTTAAATGTCTTCTCTTTGTATCTGATGATCTTCTTGCCGACAATCTCTCTGTTCTCAGGATTTTCGAAGAAGCCACCCTGTGTACGTCCGATTTCCTCAAGATGTCTTGCTCTTCCCTC harbors:
- a CDS encoding FAD-dependent oxidoreductase; protein product: MKIFIDGKEIEAREGASVLDAALEAGVFIPHLCSHPDLEAKGGCRLCSVEIDGTEGAVPACKTIVTDGMKITVNGPEADKVRKTAMELILATHPADCTGCPKYGKCELQSMYQYMGVSPERWRKKSRAVPNDESNPLISHLFTRCVRCGRCIRACQEMRGVKVLDYIKTDAGIRAGVPEGKSLKDAGCRFCGACIEVCPTGSIMDAFKLMKPDRTYEENVVPCRSTCPAHIDIPEYIRSIKEGDFDKATAIIREKVPFPETLGSVCTRNCESQCKRGELNAPVSICRLKRAAATNESGEWKKHVRKDAPTGKKVAVIGAGPSGLTGAYYLAKKGHEVTVFEKNEKAGGQCRYGIPSYRLPDELLDREINTILEAGITLKTGETCEEPAKLLADGFDAVLVSIGTHQGTKLPIDGNDLEGVYVNADFLKAAREGKPLPVGDKVMVLGGGNVAYDCARTAIRQGAKEVHIACLENLQQMTSSEEERREGEEEGVILHAAHSFLRITGDTKATGVELQKVNKFYFDENRKAIIELEEGSNQIVEVDNVIFAVGQKPEGTDKMGIELTHGPYIAAKDSATSMNGVFASGDVVTGTRSVIEAIAGGRDAAIAIDKFLGGDGDISEKLTDRTAPEKFIGRIEGFADLERTEAEVMEPAKRKCGFDAIEKPLSCDQAKCEAGRCLQCDLRTTISKVKLWNEY
- a CDS encoding FAD-dependent oxidoreductase produces the protein MKQLQSDVIVVAAGLSGLAASIAAAENGASVITFEKSSTTGGAANMGMGPLGVGSRIQKDHMIALTPGEAFRKHMYFTHYRVDARMVRDYYFKSGDTIDWLMDMGVEFVGVQRAFSAPEATRAYSDGEFTWHVVKPEDGGMPGPRCATAMTKKMTERAKELGVDFQFETPVKKIIMEDGAAVGVIAVDKNGEEIEARANAVIICTGGFGDNPEMIKEQTEFEYAKTIYNFAIPGMKGEGIKMAWEAGAGHEPCIMELMYQLPDNMNHFILDGAFRQPCLWVNRNGQRFMPEDQIANTTFTGNAIAAQPGKVAYSIFDSKLLKKYKKKGPDIVSHVHPHDLFNHFDEQWERDLADGYEPIVQADTIEELAEKAGIDVEGLVAQIEEYNEMCANGYDEIFEKDRAYMQPIEKAPFYLCRENVGAYGSLGGVKINHKTQVLTQDAKVIPGLYCAGTDACNIFGDSYPFILSGNTMGFCLNSGRIAGENASAGSEDFDDFE